A part of Desulfotomaculum nigrificans DSM 574 genomic DNA contains:
- a CDS encoding transposase codes for MPRKKKIWYPGAMYHIMCRGNHRQNIFRDDADRQFYLMTLLQVKQLYPLFLYSYCLMDNHVHLQVETTDFEISKIMQRINKVYAVYFNEKYNFVGHLFQGRFQWELIDKDSYNLEPSRYIHLNPVRAEIIKDPLDYHWSSYSAYILGTQENLVDTIKILEYFSEPKKEKYKRFVEGNEVPGTDKLLLSP; via the coding sequence GTGCCACGGAAGAAGAAAATATGGTACCCTGGAGCGATGTATCATATCATGTGTCGCGGCAATCATCGGCAAAATATCTTTCGGGATGATGCGGACAGGCAATTTTACCTAATGACCTTGTTACAAGTAAAGCAATTATATCCATTATTTTTATATTCCTATTGTTTAATGGATAACCATGTCCATCTGCAGGTTGAAACAACCGATTTTGAAATATCTAAAATTATGCAACGCATCAATAAGGTCTATGCCGTTTATTTTAATGAGAAATATAACTTTGTGGGTCATTTGTTTCAAGGGAGGTTCCAATGGGAGCTTATCGACAAGGATTCCTACAATTTAGAACCAAGCCGATACATTCACCTTAATCCGGTTAGAGCGGAAATAATAAAGGACCCGCTTGATTATCATTGGAGTAGCTATTCGGCCTATATACTTGGAACCCAGGAAAATTTGGTGGACACCATAAAAATCTTGGAATACTTTAGTGAACCCAAGAAGGAGAAGTATAAAAGATTTGTTGAAGGGAATGAGGTACCTGGTACCGATAAATTGCTACTATCACCATAA
- a CDS encoding Rpn family recombination-promoting nuclease/putative transposase: MLGFNWFGGRGKYHHTFHIREDETGELLNDDMEIHFLEIGKLAGLKRKSKDALEEWMLYFNNIQGEIMEEIAMGNPGIRKALTIEQIFFKNQKERRLYELREKAARDEISMVSGARAEGKAEMAKDAICKYLDARFPKMSIDLQAEVQRINDLVILDKIINKIYTVNSLDEAAAVVREATK, translated from the coding sequence ATCTTAGGCTTTAACTGGTTTGGTGGCAGAGGCAAATACCATCACACTTTCCACATAAGAGAAGACGAAACTGGCGAATTACTTAACGATGATATGGAAATTCACTTTTTGGAAATAGGGAAGCTAGCTGGGTTAAAGCGCAAGTCTAAAGATGCCTTGGAGGAATGGATGCTGTACTTCAATAATATCCAGGGAGAAATAATGGAGGAAATCGCCATGGGAAACCCCGGAATTCGTAAAGCCTTGACCATTGAGCAGATATTTTTTAAAAATCAGAAGGAACGCAGGTTGTACGAACTGAGAGAAAAAGCCGCCAGGGACGAAATCTCTATGGTTAGCGGAGCAAGGGCTGAGGGTAAGGCAGAAATGGCTAAGGATGCCATCTGCAAGTACCTAGATGCAAGGTTCCCTAAGATGTCCATCGACTTGCAAGCTGAGGTTCAGAGAATTAATGACTTAGTAATCCTGGATAAAATCATTAACAAAATCTACACAGTTAATAGCCTGGATGAAGCGGCAGCTGTCGTCAGGGAGGCAACCAAATAA
- a CDS encoding PD-(D/E)XK nuclease family transposase, whose product MKSINRTNDYAFKRILGSEEGREALIGFLNAVIKPLPAKN is encoded by the coding sequence ATGAAATCTATCAACCGTACAAACGACTATGCTTTTAAAAGAATACTTGGATCAGAAGAAGGAAGAGAAGCACTAATTGGTTTTCTGAACGCTGTAATAAAACCACTGCCGGCCAAGAATTAA
- a CDS encoding Rpn family recombination-promoting nuclease/putative transposase, whose translation MDCELDPKYILDKAARLDILARTASGALVNVEVQIANKYNIDKRTIFYWAGLYYGQLTSGQNFIHLRKTITINILGFNWFGGRGKYHHTFHIREDETGELLNDDMEIHFLELGKLDGLKRKPKDALEEWMLYFNNIQGEIMEEIAMGNPGIRKALTIEQIFFKNQQERRLYELREKAARDEISMVSGARAEGKAEMAQDAICKYLGARFASASNSLQVEVKQIDNIVILDRIINKIYTANSIEEATSIVQKAKE comes from the coding sequence TTGGACTGTGAATTAGATCCCAAATACATATTAGATAAAGCTGCTCGTCTCGATATTTTGGCCAGAACGGCATCGGGAGCACTAGTGAATGTTGAAGTACAGATAGCAAATAAATACAACATCGACAAACGTACCATTTTTTACTGGGCTGGACTTTACTACGGACAGCTGACCAGTGGACAGAACTTTATCCACCTCAGGAAAACCATCACCATAAACATCCTGGGCTTTAACTGGTTTGGTGGCAGAGGCAAATACCATCACACCTTCCACATAAGAGAAGACGAAACTGGCGAATTACTTAACGACGATATGGAAATTCACTTTTTGGAACTAGGGAAGCTAGATGGGTTAAAGCGCAAGCCTAAAGATGCCTTGGAGGAATGGATGCTGTACTTCAATAATATCCAGGGAGAAATAATGGAGGAAATCGCCATGGGAAACCCCGGAATTCGCAAAGCCTTGACCATTGAGCAGATATTCTTCAAGAACCAGCAAGAGCGCCGGTTGTATGAGCTTCGGGAAAAGGCCGCCAGGGACGAAATCTCTATGGTTAGCGGAGCAAGGGCTGAGGGTAAGGCAGAAATGGCTCAGGATGCCATCTGCAAGTATTTGGGCGCAAGATTTGCCAGTGCATCCAACAGCCTGCAGGTAGAAGTTAAGCAAATTGATAACATAGTTATTCTGGACAGAATTATTAATAAAATCTACACCGCCAACAGTATAGAGGAAGCAACTTCCATTGTTCAGAAAGCCAAAGAGTAA
- a CDS encoding Rpn family recombination-promoting nuclease/putative transposase — protein MEFKPINRTNDYAFKRILGSEEGKEALISFLNAVLKPPQGQELHDVELLDRELDPKYLLDKAARLDILARTAAGALVNVEVQIANKYNIDKRTLFYWAGLYHGQLSSGQDFIHLRKTITINILGFDWFKGKTKYQHTFRIREDETGELLNDELEIHFLELEKFIRLKRRPKDALEEWLLYFNNIVGEEMEEIAMGNPGIRKAMTIEQIFFKNQQERRLYELREKAARDEISMVSGARAEGKAEGKAEGLVEGKAEMAKDAICKYLDARFPKMSIDLQAEVQRINDLVILDKIINKIYTVNSLDEAAAIVREATK, from the coding sequence TTGGAGTTTAAGCCCATTAACAGGACAAACGACTACGCCTTTAAAAGGATACTCGGATCGGAAGAGGGCAAAGAGGCACTAATCAGTTTCCTTAACGCAGTTCTAAAGCCACCGCAGGGGCAGGAACTGCATGATGTAGAATTACTGGACCGGGAGCTGGACCCTAAGTACCTGCTTGACAAAGCGGCCCGGCTGGACATACTGGCCAGGACAGCCGCAGGAGCACTGGTAAATGTGGAAGTTCAGATAGCGAATAAATATAACATTGACAAGCGCACTTTATTCTACTGGGCAGGACTTTATCACGGGCAGTTAAGCAGCGGGCAAGATTTCATCCACCTCAGGAAAACCATCACCATAAACATCCTTGGCTTTGATTGGTTCAAAGGCAAGACAAAGTACCAACACACCTTCCGCATCAGGGAAGACGAGACCGGTGAGTTACTGAACGATGAACTGGAAATTCATTTTTTGGAGTTGGAGAAGTTCATTAGGCTGAAACGCAGGCCGAAGGATGCGCTGGAAGAGTGGCTTTTGTACTTCAATAACATTGTTGGAGAAGAAATGGAGGAGATCGCTATGGGAAACCCCGGCATTCGCAAGGCCATGACCATTGAGCAGATATTCTTCAAGAACCAGCAAGAGCGCCGGTTGTATGAGCTTCGGGAAAAAGCCGCCAGGGACGAAATCTCTATGGTTAGCGGAGCAAGGGCTGAGGGTAAAGCTGAGGGTAAAGCTGAGGGATTGGTAGAGGGTAAGGCAGAAATGGCTAAGGATGCCATCTGCAAGTACCTAGATGCAAGGTTCCCTAAGATGTCCATCGACTTGCAAGCTGAGGTTCAGAGAATTAATGACTTAGTAATCCTGGATAAAATCATTAACAAAATCTACACAGTTAATAGCCTGGATGAAGCGGCAGCTATCGTCAGGGAGGCAACCAAATAA
- a CDS encoding MerR family transcriptional regulator gives MTITEVCEQLNISPDTLRYYERIGLIPPVKRNERGVRDYGEIDLNWIEFIKCMRSAGLSIEVLMEYVQLCMQGDKTVQARKEILQEQRDQLVVKIEEMKKTLDMLNHKIEVYESTVLKKEKELIQSGDYELP, from the coding sequence ATGACTATTACGGAAGTATGTGAACAACTTAATATCTCACCAGATACGTTACGTTATTATGAAAGAATTGGGCTGATACCGCCTGTAAAACGAAATGAAAGAGGTGTTAGAGATTACGGAGAAATAGATTTAAATTGGATTGAGTTTATAAAATGCATGAGGAGTGCCGGGCTTTCGATTGAAGTACTGATGGAGTACGTTCAACTTTGCATGCAGGGAGATAAAACCGTCCAAGCCAGAAAAGAAATTCTACAGGAGCAGAGGGATCAACTTGTAGTCAAGATAGAAGAAATGAAAAAAACCTTGGACATGCTGAACCACAAAATAGAAGTTTACGAAAGCACTGTTTTGAAAAAAGAGAAAGAACTGATACAAAGTGGGGACTATGAATTACCGTGA
- a CDS encoding IS3 family transposase (programmed frameshift) → MRTFDKEYKIMAVNRVKAGEKSAAEVARELDLSPTTLYGWIRKFGKHGENAFPGSGHLHKADDELRRLRKEIMDLKEENAILKKAAALLRQKPEIERFRFMEAHRSEFRVAKMAEVLQVSRSGFYAYLRRPKSNREIENELLLEKIKAIYKKNHAIYGYPRITNELKNDGAPSKNRVYRLMRKNGIKSKTVKKYKATTNSNHNLQVAENLLNREFTANKPNQKWVSDITYVATDEGWLYLAGVMDLCGRPIVGFAMAEHMRKSLVIEALNQAIGRTGAKEGLLVHSDRGVQYASREYQAILNENKFICSMSRKGNCYDNAPMESFWGKLKQEWLYGKRFKTRAEAKAAIFEYIEVFYNRRRIHSSNCYKTPMEVIKAA, encoded by the exons ATGAGAACATTTGATAAAGAATACAAAATTATGGCAGTCAATCGTGTGAAGGCGGGGGAAAAGTCTGCCGCTGAGGTAGCCAGGGAACTAGATTTAAGTCCCACCACGCTATATGGGTGGATAAGGAAGTTCGGTAAACACGGCGAAAATGCCTTTCCCGGAAGCGGTCACCTGCACAAGGCTGACGATGAGTTGCGTAGGCTTCGTAAAGAAATTATGGATCTGAAAGAGGAAAACGCCATCTTAAAAAAGGCGGCAGCCT TACTTCGCCAAAAACCAGAAATAGAACGCTTTCGTTTCATGGAGGCACACCGCTCCGAATTTCGGGTTGCGAAGATGGCTGAGGTGCTCCAGGTATCAAGGAGCGGTTTTTACGCATATTTAAGGCGACCCAAAAGCAATCGAGAAATAGAAAATGAGTTGCTGCTCGAAAAGATAAAGGCTATCTACAAGAAGAACCACGCTATATACGGATATCCTCGCATAACCAACGAACTAAAGAACGACGGCGCACCTAGCAAAAATCGTGTATACAGGCTGATGAGAAAAAACGGCATCAAATCAAAGACCGTAAAAAAATATAAGGCAACGACTAACTCAAATCATAACCTCCAGGTTGCTGAAAATCTGCTTAACCGCGAATTTACAGCAAATAAGCCAAATCAAAAGTGGGTAAGTGATATCACCTATGTTGCAACCGATGAAGGGTGGCTGTACCTCGCCGGTGTTATGGATTTGTGCGGCAGGCCAATCGTTGGCTTTGCCATGGCCGAGCACATGAGAAAGTCACTTGTCATAGAAGCCCTAAACCAGGCCATAGGCAGAACTGGTGCGAAAGAAGGGCTATTGGTACATTCCGATCGCGGTGTCCAATATGCCAGCAGAGAATATCAGGCCATACTAAATGAAAATAAATTTATATGTAGCATGAGCCGCAAAGGGAACTGCTATGACAACGCTCCTATGGAATCATTCTGGGGCAAGCTCAAACAAGAGTGGTTGTACGGTAAGCGGTTTAAGACGCGGGCCGAAGCCAAGGCAGCCATATTTGAATATATCGAAGTCTTTTACAACCGACGGCGCATACATTCTAGCAACTGTTACAAAACACCGATGGAAGTTATAAAGGCAGCGTGA
- a CDS encoding helix-turn-helix domain-containing protein produces the protein MIKLIQKQNILIMYYREGKSQREIARLLGVDRKTVRRYINKYEEKRKELEQSSGLVDPGELIQEIVEPPKYTVGNRPKRKVTEDIQSLIKNIWMKMNRNGGMANINKLKNN, from the coding sequence ATGATCAAGTTGATTCAAAAACAAAATATACTCATCATGTATTACCGGGAGGGAAAGTCCCAGCGGGAAATTGCCAGATTGTTGGGTGTGGATCGAAAAACGGTCCGCAGATACATCAATAAATACGAAGAAAAGCGAAAGGAGTTGGAACAATCCTCTGGCCTAGTAGATCCCGGGGAACTAATTCAGGAAATTGTAGAACCCCCCAAGTATACCGTAGGAAACAGGCCCAAGCGGAAAGTTACTGAAGATATTCAAAGCCTAATAAAAAACATTTGGATGAAAATGAACAGAAACGGAGGAATGGCCAACATAAACAAGTTAAAAAATAATTGA
- the istA gene encoding IS21 family transposase encodes MEDNIDISYSSVKRIVRSLEQKAKEAFIKESYIPGDVCEFDWGEVKLTIGGKLQILQMAAFTSAYGNYRYAYLFTKQKTECFQEAHARFFQEVGGVYQTLVYDNMKVAVKRFVGTEKEPTEGLLQLSIYYGFRYRFCNVRRGNEKGHVERSVDVIRRKAFAFKDTFESLDEANNYLLKICNKLNAKPQDTRDGQSALACLEQERANLLTLPPMFDSARVVNARVDKYATIVVDQNHYSVPDHLVGELVMVKIYSSRICCFYKDAKIAEHARLTGCHEWRLELSHYLETLKKNLVH; translated from the coding sequence GTGGAAGACAATATAGACATCAGCTATAGCAGCGTTAAACGAATTGTACGATCGCTGGAACAGAAAGCCAAAGAAGCCTTTATTAAAGAGTCTTACATACCGGGTGATGTCTGCGAGTTCGACTGGGGAGAAGTAAAACTGACAATTGGCGGAAAGCTCCAGATACTTCAAATGGCTGCATTTACATCTGCCTATGGTAATTACCGATATGCATATTTGTTTACTAAACAGAAAACTGAATGTTTTCAGGAGGCACATGCCCGGTTCTTTCAAGAAGTAGGTGGGGTATACCAGACCCTAGTGTATGACAACATGAAGGTGGCTGTTAAACGATTTGTTGGCACAGAAAAAGAGCCCACTGAAGGATTGTTACAATTATCCATCTACTATGGCTTTCGTTACCGGTTTTGCAATGTCCGTAGGGGTAATGAAAAAGGTCATGTTGAGCGTAGCGTAGATGTGATCCGCCGTAAAGCCTTTGCATTCAAGGATACATTCGAGAGCTTGGACGAGGCCAATAATTACCTGTTAAAGATATGTAATAAACTAAATGCTAAGCCCCAAGATACCCGTGATGGACAGTCAGCACTGGCTTGTTTAGAGCAGGAACGTGCCAACCTGTTAACCTTACCCCCAATGTTTGATTCAGCCCGTGTAGTAAATGCCCGTGTGGACAAGTATGCCACCATTGTGGTAGACCAAAACCATTACTCAGTTCCTGATCATTTAGTTGGTGAACTTGTCATGGTTAAAATCTACTCCAGCCGAATCTGCTGCTTCTACAAAGATGCAAAAATTGCTGAACATGCCAGGCTTACCGGCTGCCATGAGTGGCGATTGGAACTTAGTCACTACCTGGAGACATTAAAGAAAAACCTGGTGCATTAG
- the istB gene encoding IS21-like element helper ATPase IstB gives MSAATRKEWKEAIIEYSKELKLPAIRKYLEEYVQEACQRDACYEEFLAQLLQKECDARREASRYNRIRLAQFTHKKYLEDLSIKDLPEDAQKKLKILKTLDFLREGRNVILAGSPGTGKTHVAIGLGIKACLEGYKVWFTTVPLLISRIKECRAEQTLRTFQNRFEKYDLVIADEMGYISFDKEGSELLFTHLSLRAGRKSTIITTNLSFERWGEIFQDPVMTAAMIDRLTHQSYIINMNGNSYRMKETKEWLQKQQLA, from the coding sequence GTGAGTGCTGCGACCCGTAAAGAGTGGAAAGAAGCCATAATAGAATACAGCAAAGAATTAAAACTACCTGCTATTCGCAAATACCTTGAGGAATATGTTCAAGAAGCCTGTCAGCGTGATGCCTGTTATGAAGAATTTCTGGCACAACTGCTGCAAAAGGAGTGTGATGCAAGGCGGGAGGCCTCACGGTACAACCGTATTCGCCTGGCCCAATTTACCCATAAGAAATATTTGGAGGACTTATCAATTAAGGATCTACCGGAGGACGCACAGAAGAAACTGAAGATACTTAAGACGTTGGATTTCCTTAGGGAAGGGCGGAACGTAATATTAGCAGGTAGTCCCGGCACCGGTAAAACCCATGTTGCCATAGGACTTGGCATCAAAGCCTGCCTGGAGGGCTACAAAGTATGGTTTACAACAGTTCCCCTACTAATTAGCCGGATCAAGGAATGCAGAGCAGAACAGACATTACGCACCTTCCAAAACAGATTCGAGAAATATGACCTGGTTATCGCGGACGAGATGGGCTACATCTCCTTCGACAAAGAAGGTTCTGAGCTGTTGTTTACCCACCTGTCACTTCGGGCCGGGAGAAAATCCACTATTATCACTACAAACCTTTCTTTTGAGCGATGGGGGGAAATATTCCAGGATCCGGTTATGACTGCAGCTATGATTGACCGTTTAACACATCAATCATACATAATTAATATGAATGGGAATTCCTATCGAATGAAAGAAACAAAGGAGTGGTTGCAGAAGCAGCAATTGGCCTAA
- the fliD gene encoding flagellar filament capping protein FliD encodes MISLADQVNYSRISGLASGLDIDSIVKNMIKAESYRLNKYKQAQTKDEWKQDIYRTVNSDLGNFIVNTRKDLGLSSTTATGININKSISSVTWVNKTTVSDETVLTATANGDAAAGKYSVNVTKLATGVTAASSKAIVTSADPTVKVGTATKLSEINGINIVSSDTITFYINGKEISGLTGDSTVQDLLNKVNQSSAGIKMTYDSGLGRFFIATTSTGSSYGFQVTSDKNRTTSISGTKAENLFNALSLNINRSDGTVVTGNADNLKELNNGTDAIYDFAGATGLTSSSNQVTVNGINMDFKKTGSVTVSVETDIDTIVTKIKKFFEEDYNKLLDGLYAKINEKADRDYQPLTDDQKEAMKDDDIKKWEDKAKQGLLQNDPTISSMLYSIRDMLYEPVSGVDSKYNTLYKIGIETKSYFDGGKPGQIEIDEAKLRQALIENPDAVMNVLFKNSDADYTNKSLTSSERSSIKEQTGIVGRIYNEIIFGIKGIVDQAGYGQEEDVLRSVRSNIFIDFVTERSSISYLSKDITDLKKRIADEQDSLKRKEDMYYQKFTAMEKAISQMNSQSAWLAQQFGTGQ; translated from the coding sequence GTGATTTCATTGGCAGATCAAGTGAATTATAGTAGAATTTCTGGCTTGGCCTCAGGATTGGACATTGATTCAATAGTTAAAAATATGATAAAGGCTGAGAGCTACAGACTAAATAAATATAAGCAGGCTCAAACTAAAGATGAATGGAAACAGGATATTTATAGAACCGTTAATTCGGATCTGGGTAATTTTATCGTCAATACCAGGAAAGATCTTGGGTTAAGCAGTACAACGGCTACAGGTATTAACATAAATAAGTCAATTTCCAGTGTAACCTGGGTGAATAAAACAACAGTTTCAGATGAAACTGTTTTGACCGCTACAGCCAATGGTGATGCAGCTGCCGGAAAGTATTCTGTTAATGTTACTAAACTAGCCACAGGGGTAACGGCTGCCAGCTCAAAGGCTATAGTGACTAGTGCAGATCCCACTGTTAAAGTTGGCACGGCCACTAAACTATCGGAAATTAATGGTATTAATATTGTCAGTTCAGATACCATTACTTTTTATATAAATGGAAAAGAAATAAGTGGTTTAACCGGGGACAGTACTGTTCAGGATTTGCTAAATAAAGTAAACCAGTCCAGTGCAGGCATTAAAATGACTTACGATAGCGGTTTAGGTAGATTTTTTATAGCTACTACAAGTACGGGAAGCAGTTACGGATTTCAGGTTACATCTGACAAAAATCGTACTACCTCAATATCCGGCACCAAGGCGGAAAATCTTTTTAATGCTTTAAGCCTCAATATTAACCGAAGTGATGGAACTGTTGTCACAGGAAATGCAGATAATCTAAAGGAATTAAACAATGGAACTGATGCCATATACGATTTTGCCGGGGCTACAGGTCTTACCAGTTCTTCTAATCAAGTAACCGTAAACGGCATTAATATGGATTTTAAGAAAACCGGCAGCGTAACTGTGTCGGTTGAAACAGATATAGATACTATTGTCACAAAGATAAAGAAATTCTTTGAAGAAGACTATAATAAGCTTCTGGATGGGTTGTATGCAAAAATAAATGAAAAAGCGGATAGGGATTACCAGCCTCTAACTGACGACCAAAAAGAGGCTATGAAAGATGACGATATTAAAAAGTGGGAGGATAAAGCCAAACAAGGGCTATTGCAAAATGACCCCACTATTTCCAGCATGTTATATTCCATTCGGGACATGCTATATGAACCAGTAAGCGGGGTAGACAGTAAATATAATACTCTTTACAAAATAGGTATTGAAACAAAATCATATTTTGATGGTGGTAAACCAGGACAAATTGAAATAGACGAGGCTAAATTGCGGCAAGCATTAATTGAAAACCCGGATGCTGTTATGAATGTGCTGTTTAAAAACAGCGATGCTGACTATACCAATAAATCCTTAACCAGTTCAGAGAGGAGTTCAATTAAAGAACAAACAGGAATTGTCGGGCGTATTTATAATGAAATTATTTTTGGCATTAAAGGAATTGTGGACCAGGCTGGTTATGGCCAGGAGGAAGATGTTTTAAGGTCTGTGAGAAGTAATATTTTTATCGACTTTGTAACGGAAAGATCCAGTATCAGCTACTTAAGTAAGGATATTACGGATTTAAAGAAAAGGATTGCTGATGAGCAAGATTCATTAAAAAGAAAAGAAGATATGTATTATCAAAAGTTTACGGCCATGGAGAAAGCAATATCCCAAATGAACAGCCAATCTGCATGGCTGGCTCAACAATTTGGTACCGGCCAATAA
- a CDS encoding ATP-binding protein has translation MTAAMIDRLTHQSYIINMNGNSYRMKETKEWLQKQQLA, from the coding sequence ATGACTGCAGCTATGATTGACCGTTTAACACATCAATCATACATAATTAATATGAATGGGAATTCCTATCGAATGAAAGAAACAAAGGAGTGGTTGCAGAAGCAGCAATTGGCCTAA
- a CDS encoding ATP-binding protein, translated as MSAATRKEWKEAIIEYSKELKLPAIRKYLDEYVQEACQRDACYEEFLAQLLQKECDARREASRYNRIRLAQFTHKKYLEDLSIKDLPEDAQKKLKILKTLDFLREGRNVILAGSPGTGKTHVAIGLGIKACLEGYKVWFTTVPLLISRIKECRAEQTLRTFQNRFEKYDLVIADEMGYISFDKEGSELLFTHLSLRAGRKSTIITTNLSF; from the coding sequence GTGAGTGCTGCGACCCGTAAAGAGTGGAAAGAAGCCATAATAGAATACAGCAAAGAATTAAAACTACCTGCTATTCGCAAATACCTTGATGAATATGTTCAAGAAGCCTGTCAGCGTGATGCCTGTTATGAAGAATTTCTGGCACAACTGCTGCAAAAGGAGTGTGATGCAAGGCGGGAGGCCTCACGGTACAACCGTATTCGCCTGGCCCAATTTACCCATAAGAAATATTTGGAGGACTTATCAATTAAGGATCTACCGGAGGACGCACAGAAGAAACTGAAGATACTTAAGACGTTGGATTTCCTTAGGGAAGGGCGGAACGTAATATTAGCAGGTAGTCCCGGCACCGGTAAAACCCATGTTGCCATAGGACTTGGCATCAAAGCCTGCCTGGAGGGCTACAAAGTATGGTTTACAACAGTTCCCCTACTAATTAGCCGGATCAAGGAATGCAGAGCAGAACAGACATTACGCACCTTCCAAAACAGATTCGAGAAATATGACCTGGTTATCGCGGACGAGATGGGCTACATCTCCTTCGACAAAGAAGGTTCTGAGCTGTTGTTTACCCACCTGTCACTTCGGGCCGGGAGAAAATCCACTATTATCACTACAAACCTTTCTTTTTGA
- the istA gene encoding IS21 family transposase — MRRKAKGVGTILWPSRSRGTNSGNCRTPKYTVGNRPKRKVTEDIQSLIKKHLDENEQKRRNGQHKQVKKIIDIYEALVEDNIDISYSSVKRIVRSLEQKAKEAFIKESYIPGDVCEFDWGEVKLTIGGKLQILQMAAFTSAYGNYRYAYLFTKQKTECFQEAHARFFQEVGGVYQTLVYDNMKVAVKRFVGTEKEPTEGLLQLSIYYGLLYRFCNVRRGNEKGHVERSVDVIRRKAFAFKDTFESLDEANNYLLKICNKLNAKPQDTRDGQSALACLEQERANLLTLPPMFDSARVVNARVDKCATIVVDQNHYSVPDHLVGELVMVKIYSSRICCFYKDAKIAEHARLTGCHEWRLELSHYLETLKKNLVH; from the coding sequence ATACGAAGAAAAGCGAAAGGAGTTGGAACAATCCTCTGGCCTAGTAGATCCCGGGGAACTAATTCAGGAAATTGTAGAACCCCCAAGTATACCGTAGGAAACAGGCCCAAGCGGAAAGTTACTGAAGATATTCAAAGCCTAATAAAAAAACATTTGGATGAAAATGAACAGAAACGGAGGAATGGCCAACATAAACAAGTTAAAAAAATAATTGATATTTATGAAGCCCTAGTGGAAGACAATATAGACATCAGCTATAGCAGCGTTAAACGAATTGTACGATCGCTGGAACAGAAAGCCAAAGAAGCCTTTATTAAAGAGTCTTACATACCGGGTGATGTCTGCGAGTTCGACTGGGGAGAAGTAAAACTGACAATTGGCGGAAAGCTCCAGATACTTCAAATGGCTGCATTTACATCTGCCTATGGTAATTACCGATATGCATATTTGTTTACTAAACAGAAAACTGAATGTTTTCAGGAGGCACATGCCCGGTTCTTTCAAGAAGTAGGTGGGGTATACCAGACCCTAGTGTATGACAACATGAAGGTGGCTGTTAAACGATTTGTTGGCACAGAAAAAGAGCCCACTGAAGGATTGTTACAATTATCCATCTACTATGGCTTACTTTACCGGTTTTGCAATGTCCGTAGGGGTAATGAAAAAGGTCATGTTGAGCGTAGCGTAGATGTGATCCGCCGTAAAGCCTTTGCATTCAAGGATACATTCGAGAGCTTGGACGAGGCCAATAATTACCTGTTGAAGATATGTAATAAACTAAATGCTAAGCCCCAAGATACCCGTGATGGACAGTCAGCACTGGCTTGTTTAGAGCAGGAACGTGCCAACCTGTTAACCTTACCCCCAATGTTTGATTCAGCCCGTGTAGTAAATGCCCGTGTGGACAAGTGTGCCACCATTGTGGTAGACCAAAACCATTACTCAGTTCCTGATCATTTAGTTGGTGAACTTGTCATGGTTAAAATCTACTCCAGCCGAATCTGCTGCTTCTACAAAGATGCAAAAATTGCTGAACATGCCAGGCTTACCGGCTGCCATGAGTGGCGATTGGAACTTAGTCACTACCTGGAGACATTAAAGAAAAACCTGGTGCATTAG
- a CDS encoding helix-turn-helix domain-containing protein translates to MIKLIQKQNILIMYYREGKSQREIARLLGVDRKTVRRYINKYEEKRKELEQSSGLVDPGELIQEIVEPPSIP, encoded by the coding sequence ATGATCAAGTTGATTCAAAAACAAAATATACTCATCATGTATTACCGGGAGGGAAAGTCCCAGCGGGAAATTGCCAGATTGTTGGGTGTGGATCGAAAAACGGTCCGCAGATACATCAATAAATACGAAGAAAAGCGAAAGGAGTTGGAACAATCCTCTGGCCTAGTAGATCCCGGGGAACTAATTCAGGAAATTGTAGAACCCCCAAGTATACCGTAG